A genomic window from Populus nigra chromosome 7, ddPopNigr1.1, whole genome shotgun sequence includes:
- the LOC133698667 gene encoding uncharacterized protein LOC133698667: MTLLKRYVLRLFISLKYITANVVDRNNGRIVATASTVEHSIKNTLECGRSCNAKSATVVGEVLAMRLKVEGLEQGQGRGIHVDMEKEVEKKGFKNRTKIWAIVNALKNNGVKIILDEDNVNTSRPDFR; this comes from the coding sequence ATGACGCTCTTGAAGAGATATGTCCTTAGGCTGTTTATATCATTGAAATACATCACAGCAAATGTTGTGGACAGAAACAATGGGAGAATTGTTGCAACAGCATCAACGGTTGAACATTCCATCAAGAACACCCTTGAGTGTGGTCGATCTTGCAATGCAAAATCAGCTACAGTTGTTGGAGAGGTGTTGGCAATGCGACTTAAGGTGGAGGGTCTAGAACAGGGACAAGGAAGAGGGATTCATGTCGATATGGAGAAAGAGGTTGAGAAAAAAGGCTTCAAGAACCGCACCAAGATTTGGGCTATTGTTAATGCCCTCAAAAACAATGGAgtaaaaataattcttgatgAGGATAATGTGAACACATCCCGTCCGGATTTCCGGTGA
- the LOC133699600 gene encoding ABC transporter F family member 1-like, producing the protein MVSEASKKKAAQKKAAAAAKRGGKAVATSSKTAAATAAASDSQNEGVDKLSNGVGALQISDRTCTGVLCSHPLSRDIRIESLSVTFHGHDLIVDSELELNYGRRYGLLGLNGCGKSTLLAAIGCRELPIPDHMDIYHLTREIEASDMSSLEAVISCDEERLKLEKEAEVLAAKDDGGGEALDRIYERLEAMDASTAEKRAAEILYGLGFNKKMQEKKTRDFSGGWRMRIALARALFMNPTILLLDEPTNHLDLEACVWLEETLKKFDRILVVVSHSQDFLNGVCTNIIHMQNKKLKIYTGNFDQYVQTRSELEENQMKQYKWEQDQIASMKEYIARFGHGSAKLARQAQSKEKTLAKMERGGLTEKVARDKILVFRFVNVGKLPPPVLQFVEVTFGYTPDNLIYKSIDFGVDLDSRIALVGPNGAGKSTLLKLMTGDLVPLDGMVRRHNHLRIAQFHQHLAEKLDLEMSALQYMIKEYPGNEEERMRAAIGKFGLTGKAQVMPMKNLSDGQRSRVIFAWLAYRQPHLLLLDEPTNHLDIETIDSLAEALNEWDGGLVLVSHDFRLINQVAEEIWVCENQAVTRWEGDIMDFKKHLKMKAGLSD; encoded by the exons ATGGTTTCGGAAGCCAGCAAGAAGAAGGCTGCTCAAAAGAAGGCGGCCGCTGCGGCCAAGCGAGGTGGCAAAGCAGTAGCAACCTCCTCAAAAACGGCAGCGGCGACGGCGGCGGCGTCTGATTCGCAGAATGAAGGTGTTGATAAGTTGTCGAATGGAGTTGGAGCCCTTCAGATATCCGATCGGACTTGTACAGGCGTCCTCTGTTCCCATCCTCTTTCCAGAGATATTCGA ATCGAGTCGTTGTCAGTTACTTTTCATGGACATGATCTCATTGTAGATTCTGAGCTGGAGCTTAACTATGGCAG ACGATACGGATTACTTGGTTTAAATGGATGTGGGAAATCAACCCTCCTAGCTGCCATAGGGTGTCGGGAACTTCCAATTCCAGACCACATGGACATATATCACCTCACCAGGGAGATCGAAGCCTCTGACATGTCCTCACTTGAGGCTGTGATAAGCTGTGATGAGGAGAGGTTGAAATTGGAGAAGGAAGCCGAAGTCTTGGCAGCAAAG GATGATGGAGGTGGAGAAGCTCTTGATCGTATTTATGAGCGTTTGGAGGCCATGGATGCATCAACTGCTGAGAAACGTGCTGCTGAAATTTTGTATGGTCTTGGGTTTAACaagaaaatgcaagaaaagaaaactcgaGATTTTTCTGGTGGCTGGAGAATGAGAATTGCACTAGCTCGGGCTTTGTTCATGAACCCAACTATCCTCTTGCTTGATGAGCCAACCAATCATCTTG ATCTAGAAGCCTGTGTCTGGTTGGAGGAAACTTTGAAGAAGTTTGACCGCATTCTAGTTGTGGTCTCACATTCCCAGGATTTCTTGAATGGTGTCTGCACAAACATTATCCATATGCAaaacaagaaattgaaaatcTACACTGGTAACTTCGATCAGTATGTTCAGACCCGTTCTGAACTGGAAGAAAATCAGATGAAACAATACAAGTGGGAGCAGGATCAAATTGCTTCCATGAAGGAGTATATTGCCCGATTTGGGCATGGGTCAGCAAAATTAGCTCGCCAGGCACAGAGCAAGGAGAAAACTCTTGCAAAAATGGAGCGGGGTGGACTTACAGAAAAGGTTGCGAGAGACAAGATTCTGGTCTTTCGCTTTGTCAATGTTGGAAAGCTCCCACCACCGGTGCTTCAGTTTGTGGAAGTAACCTTTGGCTACACACCTGATAATCTCATCTATAAGAGTATTGACTTCGGTGTTGATCTGGACTCTAGGATTGCGCTGGTTGGGCCAAATGGTGCTGGGAAGAGTACCCTACTGAAGCTTATGACGGGTGATTTGGTTCCTTTAGATGGTATGGTTCGGCGGCACAATCACTTGAGGATTGCACAATTTCACCAGCACTTGGCTGAGAAGCTTGACTTGGAAATGTCTGCCCTCCAGTATATGATTAAAGAGTATCCAGGGAATGAGGAGGAAAGAATGAGGGCAGCTATTGGGAAGTTTGGGTTGACAGGCAAGGCCCAGGTGATGCCCATGAAGAACTTGTCAGATGGGCAGAGGAGCAGGGTGATATTTGCTTGGCTGGCGTATAGGCAGCCCCACTTGCTACTGCTGGATGAGCCAACAAACCATTTGGATATTGAGACGATTGACTCTCTGGCCGAGGCATTGAATGAGTGGGATGGGGGTCTGGTTCTTGTTAGCCATGATTTCAGGCTCATAAATCAGGTAGCAGAGGAGATTTGGGTATGCGAAAATCAAGCTGTTACCCGGTGGGAGGGTGACATTATGGACTTCAAGAAGCACCTCAAGATGAAGGCCGGTTTGTCTGATTAA
- the LOC133698812 gene encoding UDP-glycosyltransferase 86A2-like gives MAETHKKPHVIFIPFPLQGHVIPAVHLAIKLASQGFTITFINTQAIHHQTSNAQPSSEPDIFAKVRESGLDIRYTTVSDGLPIGFDRSLNFDQFTAALLHVFSAHVDEAVGQIVKSDDSIRCLIADTFFVWPSKIAKKFGLLYVSFWTEPALVFSLYYHMDLLMINGHFACQDCREDTIDYIPGVKAIEPKDMVSYLQETDTTSISHQLIFKAFNDARNADFLLCNTVQELEVETLSALQAKMPCYAIGPIFPNGFTKSFVATSLWSESDCTQWLDKKPHGSVLYVSFGSFAHVAKRDLVEIAKGLSLSKVSFVWALRPDIVSSDDADPLPGGFEEEVADRAIIIPWCSQRAVLAHPAIGGFLTHCGWNSVLESIWCQVPLLSLPLQTDQFTNRKLVVDDWKIGFNLSDGKFVTEEEVSYNVKRLMSGKSEDGFRNTIKEMKKTLENALSCNGSSEINMARFVKDLRTKISEKMKPVDRSACTGSQNH, from the exons ATGGCAGAGACACACAAGAAACCCCATGTCATCTTCATACCCTTTCCTCTTCAAGGCCATGTCATCCCAGCAGTTCACCTTGCCATCAAGCTGGCATCTCAAGGCTTCACCATCACCTTCATCAACACCCAGGCCATCCATCACCAAACCTCCAATGCTCAGCCCAGTAGTGAACCAGACATCTTCGCCAAGGTCCGAGAATCAGGCCTTGATATTCGGTATACAACTGTCTCCGATGGGCTTCCTATTGGGTTCGACCGGTCGTTGAACTTTGACCAATTCACGGCAGCCCTATTGCATGTGTTCTCGGCCCATGTGGATGAGGCGGTGGGTCAGATTGTAAAGTCTGATGACAGTATTCGATGCTTGATTGCCGATACATTTTTTGTATGGCCATCAAAGATTGCAAAGAAATTTGGTTTGCTATATGTTTCCTTTTGGACAGAACCGGCTTTGGTGTTTTCCTTGTATTATCATATGGATCTTCTAATGATAAATGGTCATTTTGCTTGTCAAG ATTGCCGCGAGGACACCATAGATTACATACCAGGAGTTAAGGCCATAGAACCGAAGGACATGGTATCATATCTTCAAGAGACAGATACAACATCCATTAGCCATCAGCTTATTTTCAAGGCCTTCAACGACGCTAGAAATGCAGATTTTCTTTTATGCAACACTGTGCAAGAACTTGAGGTCGAGACTTTGTCAGCCTTACAAGCCAAGATGCCCTGCTATGCAATTGGACCCATTTTTCCTAATGGCTTCACCAAGAGCTTCGTGGCCACCAGCCTGTGGTCCGAGTCCGATTGCACCCAGTGGCTTGACAAAAAGCCTCATGGCTCAGTCTTGTATGTTTCATTTGGTAGCTTCGCACATGTTGCAAAAAGGGACCTCGTAGAGATTGCAAAAGGGCTTTCCCTTAGCAAAGTGAGTTTTGTTTGGGCGCTTCGGCCTGATATTGTGAGCTCCGATGACGCTGATCCCCTGCCTGGTGGGTTTGAGGAAGAGGTTGCGGACCGTGCAATAATCATACCTTGGTGCAGTCAAAGAGCAGTGTTGGCCCACCCAGCGATCGGAGGGTTCTTAACACATTGTGGATGGAACTCTGTACTGGAAAGTATATGGTGCCAGGTTCCACTACTGAGTCTCCCTTTGCAGACAGATCAATTCACAAATAGGAAATTAGTGGTTGATGACTGGAAGATAGGGTTTAATTTGAGTGATGGAAAGTTTGTCACTGAAGAGGAAGTTTCTTACAATGTCAAACGTTTGATGAGTGGAAAATCAGAGGACGGATTCAGGAACACAATCAAGGAGATGAAGAAAACATTAGAAAATGCATTGTCATGCAATGGGTCGTCAGAGATAAATATGGCTCGGTTCGTCAAGGACCTAAGGACCAAGATCAGTGAAAAGATGAAGCCAGTTGACAGATCTGCATGCACCGGCAGCCAAAACCATTAG
- the LOC133699610 gene encoding ABC transporter G family member 3: protein MEEIQSQSDNYRSSSSSASSPASRVPSSNFFYLRKPGSVRQPISFEDSPEWEDTDIDVRVEEGGDSINVAITPASPSLSKLNSGSLPSPPLPERAVVARKIAGASVVWKDLTVTIKGKRKYSDKVVKSSSGYALPGTMTVIMGPAKSGKSTLLRAIAGRLHHSARMYGEIFVNGAKSRMRYGTYGFVERETTLIGSLTVREYLYYSALLQLPGFFCQKKSVVEDAIHAMSLSDYANKLIGGHCYFKGLPSGERRRISIARELVMRPHVLFIDEPLYHLDSVSTLLMMVTLKKLASTGCTLIFTIYQSSTEVFGLFDRICLLSNGNTLFFGETLACLQHFSNAGFPCPIMQSPSDHFLRAINTDFDRIIAMCKNWQDDHGDFSSVNMDTAVAIRTLEATYKSSADAAAVETMILKLTEREGPLLKSKGKAGIATRVAVLTWRSLLVMSREWKYYWLRLILYMLLTLCIGTVFSGLRHSLSSVVTRVAAIFVFVSFTSLLSIAGVPALLKEIKIFACEESNRHSGALVFLLGQLISSIPFLFLISISSSLVFYFLVGLQDGFSLLMYFVLNFFVCLLVNEGLMLLITSLWQHVFWSVLTMVFIHVVMMLSAGYFRIRSALPGPVWTYPVSYIAFHTYSIQGLLENEYLRTSFAVGQVRTISGLQALRSAYDISPDRNSKWENLLVLFLMAIGYRILVFVVLHFCVGKHVSILKCCRCNRDTDNPR, encoded by the exons ATGGAAGAGATACAATCTCAATCGGATAATTACAGATCTTCTTCGTCTTCAGCAAGTAGTCCTGCAAGTAGGGTGCCATCAAGTAACTTCTTCTACTTGCGGAAGCCTGGTTCAGTTAGACAACCTATCTCATTTGAGGATTCACCTGAGTGGGAGGATACCGATATTGATGTTAGGGTGGAGGAAGGAGGTGACTCTATCAATGTTGCTATTACACCAGCATCCCCATCTTTGTCAAAGCTTAATAGTGGGTCATTGCCATCCCCACCATTACCAGAGCGTGCAGttgttgcaagaaaaattgcaGGGGCATCTGTTGTTTGGAAAGACTTGACTGTTACAATCAAAGGGAAAAGGAAGTACTCAGACAAAGTTGTCAAGAGCTCAAGTGGTTATGCATTGCCTGGGACGATGACAGTCATCATGGGTCCTGCAAAATCAGGGAAATCGACGTTGCTAAGGGCTATTGCAG GGAGGTTGCATCATTCAGCTAGAATGTATGGTGAGATTTTTGTCAATGGTGCAAAATCACGCATGCGTTATGGCACATAT GGTTTTGTTGAGAGGGAAACTACTCTGATAGGATCTCTCACTGTCAGAGAATACTTGTACTACTCCGCACTGCTTCAACTTCCTGGCTTCTTCTGCCAGAAAAAGAGTGTGGTAGAGGATGCCATCCATGCCATGTCTTTGAGTGATTATGCAAACAAACTGATTGGAGGACATTGTTATTTTAAGGGCCTTCCAAGTGGCGAGCGAAGGCGTATAAGCATTGCCCGGGAGCTTGTGATGAGGCCACACGTATTATTTATAGATGAACCTCTCTATCATCTTGACAG TGTCTCTACCCTTCTGATGATGGTTACATTAAAGAAACTTGCTAGCACTGGGTGCACTCTAATCTTTACCATTTACCAGAGCAGCACAGAAGTGTTTGGTCTCTTTGATCGGATCTGCCTGCTTTCAAATGGAAATACCTTATTTTTTGGAGAAACATTGGCCTGCTTGCAA CACTTCTCGAATGCTGGATTTCCTTGCCCAATTATGCAAAGTCCTTCTGATCACTTCTTACGTGCAATAAACACGGATTTTGACAGGATCATTGCAATGTGCAAAAATTGGCAG GATGACCATGGAGATTTTTCATCAGTGAACATGGACACTGCTGTTGCCATACGTACCCTAGAAGCAACCTATAAATCATCAGCTGATGCTGCTGCAGTTGAAACTATGATATTGAAACTCACTGAAAGG GAAGGTCCACTTCTTAAAAGCAAGGGAAAAGCTGGCATTGCTACAAGGGTTGCTGTTTTGACTTGGAGATCTTTGCTAGTTATGTCAAGGGAATGGAAATACTACTGGCTTCGCCTTATTCTCTATATGCTCCTTACTCTCTGTATTGGTACAGTATTCTCAGGCTTGAGGCATTCTTTGTCTTCAGTTGTG ACAAGGGTTGCAGCTATATTTGTATTTGTCTCATTTACTTCACTTCTAAGCATAGCGGGTGTACCTGCGCTGTTGAAGGAAATTAAG ATATTTGCATGTGAAGAATCAAATAGGCATTCAGGAGCACTTGTCTTTTTACTTGGGCAACTTATATCCAGCATACCATTCCTCTTTCTCATCTCCATTTCGTCAAGTCTTGTCTTCTATTTCCTCGTAGGCTTGCAAGACGGATTTAGCTTGTTGATGTactttgttttgaatttcttcgtGTGCCTCTTGGTAAATGAAGGGCTAATGCTGCTTATCACTTCCCTTTGGCAACATGTTTTCTGGAGTGTATTAACAATGGTGTTCATACAT GTTGTAATGATGCTTTCTGCGGGGTATTTTAGAATTCGAAGTGCCTTGCCAGGACCAGTGTGGACATATCCAGTATCCTATATTGCTTTTCACACTTACTCTATTCAG GGGCTTTTGGAGAACGAGTACCTGAGAACTTCGTTTGCTGTCGGGCAAGTAAGGACCATTTCGGGATTGCAGGCACTCCGTAGTGCATATGACATCTCTCCTGATCGTAATTCCAAATGGGAGAATTTGTTGGTGTTGTTTCTCATGGCAATTGGCTATCGCATTCTTGTGTTTGTTGTACTGCATTTTTGTGTAGGGAAACATGTATCCATACTAAAGTGTTGCCGGTGTAATCGGGATACAGACAATCCTAGATGA